A window of Eubalaena glacialis isolate mEubGla1 chromosome 11, mEubGla1.1.hap2.+ XY, whole genome shotgun sequence genomic DNA:
CATATGAAGCTTTCACTTTCTTCATTATTTACTAGTTCTCATTTATTTCAATGTTCACCTGTCTAGTATACCACCATTACTATTTTAGTGATTCATCAGCATTGGCAACCTAACCATTCcctaaaaaaaaagcaaggaatagCAATTGGTACATGCTCAAGCTGAGTTAACTCAGTGCTGTTTATCTGGATGTAAAGTAAGAAAGGCAGTCAATcagttaaaagttttaaatgtttgatGGTGTTGTATCACGTAACCTTACCATCTGGATGACTGGATTTTAGTCTTTATATCCAGATGTCTGGCATCATGCAGACACAACCTCAGTGGTTCAATCAGTCAACAACTCTCATTGAGAGCCCCCTTTGCCTGGACAACTCAGCAAGGGCTAAAGGAAATGTCACCTCATGCATAGGCTATTACAGTATCCTCTTAATTAGTTCTCTTAACTTTACTCTCTCTCCATTCCAAACAACCAGGATACCAAAACATCATTTTCAAGATCTAAGTTAAATACTTGCTCAAGAGCCTTGCCTTGCCTCAGGTTTTCACTGAACTCTAGTTGCTTCATAGGTCTGTAACAGAAGAGTTTACAGAAACTCTGCTTTTAAATTAATCATGTTATTTACCTCTCTGTGTGTAAGCCCTTCTTCAGCTGTAGCCTGGAGTGGGTAATACTCAACTCTGTGAGCTGTTTTTATGCTTAGCTATACATTATGCAGACTTCAAAAACTGTTCCAGGATCATAGTAGTCACTCCATGAGTGGAGGTAATTATTTTTATCTACTCATGATCAACATCAATAAGGCATGTAAAACTCAGTTTCTGGTATAAAAGAAAGTGATGAATTAATGTCCCTTCTTAAACTTCATTTAGAGTCAACATTTACTTTACCCTAAAATCTCATTGATTATACGATGTCCAATTTGCAACTTTTTtgaggagaaaagacatcctATTCCATTAATGTAGGCAAAGACTATAAAACTCAGACTGATTTCATAAATTACAGAGTGGAAAATTATGCTTATTGAGGAAATACACAATTGTTTCTACtgctattactactattattttaaCAATTCCTTTTTGCATTATGATCCAGACAAACTAAATTAATTGTTTTGAGGGAAAAGGAGGAAtaaaaaatgattctaaaatttttggCATGCATACTTATGCATGTGGTGCCACAAAATGAAATACGATATGTAGGAGTAAAAGACAAGTTAAATTTTGTCCATGTTGAGATTGCCATCAAGGGGGAAAGAGTCCATTGATCACTGAGTGTATGAATGGCCTTCTGAAGAAAAATCCGCAGATTAATATTTGGAGAATGTTTTACTGTGATTCTTTTAGTTACAAATCCACTCAGGGTAGCTCATATATGACTCCCATGAAAAGTAATAAGGGAATCACTTGAGCCAATGGTCACTAAACCGAGAGGACTTCTTTGGAATCAAGATAATTCCAAAGATCCCCACATCAAGCATTCATGAGTCTTTATCCTAAATCTCAATCATTGTACTTTCTTTTATTATCATTGTGTGAGTATTTGTTATGGACTAGGCACTAAGCTAAGCATTTTGTATGCCTTATGTCATGCAACTCTCACAAGAAGTCGTGTGAGTTATTCTGTTATTATCCACATTTATAAGTGAAAAAACAGCTTCTTAGAAtctaagtaatttacccaagtaCCCTCAGCTAATTAGTGGTAAATTAGTGGTCAACTTCAACTCTTATCCAGGGACCTATATGTACTACAAATAGTGGGTGCTGTGTTCTCTTCTGCCTCTGAATCCACTCTATTCAACTACCAATTGGCTTTTTAGTTTACTTAACTCATGTTCTCCCATAATTTCAGCCTGTGTATGGCCTATCATAAACTCTCCAGTCCCATCAACATCAAGACCTTTCAATTTAGTTCCCACTATTAAATGGTgatttaatttctctattttttagtcTGACTCCTGATAATAAGAATCTGTTTATCTCAATGCAATATTGAAATCAAGCTATGCATTTCGTAAATGTTGTTCAGTCTGTTGATTGGTTGCCCTCACATCAGATACCCATCCCTAATTGATTAAGAGTTACTAAGAAGGCCAGCCAAGCCAATCAAAGGATGCATGTGGGGCAGCTTCCCTTAAGAAAGGTAAGACTGAAGCAATAGTAGAAACATCTCTACATAGGAGATAGGTGGGAGTTGAAGCTATGGAAGTGGGAAAGGTCCACAGtagaccaaaaagaaaagaggacacaCAACAGAaccctaaaaaataaatatatgaagattGGCCAGAATAAGAGAGGTCAGTAtaagaaattaacataaaacagaaaattaagagaaaagtagaaaatagtGTTAAGGGATTCTGTGAAtaagaaagtttgaaaattaaGGGTGCACTCCACAGCAAAAGCTTCAGCAATATCAATTCTCATATAGTTCAGGGTTGAGCAAGAACAGGTCCTTGCTCTCAAGGTGGAGGAAACAAATGTTAGTAATCACACTAATTAACGCACAATTGCAATTCTGAGACATGCTACAGAGAAGAGGTATGTGGTATTTTGAAATCATAGAATACGAGGACTTGATACTGTGAAAGAGTTCAGGAAAATCTTGCCTTAGAATTGATGCCTGAATTGAGGTCTGAAAGGAGTGGGAACGGACCAGGAGAAGTGGAGGAGGGAAGAGCATTGCAGACAGAGAGAATGTGTAAAGCTCCTTTGCTAAGAGGGAATGTAGTGACTGATAGAAGTCTCTcatgtggctggagtggagagaACAAGGACTTGACCAGAAAGAGGTACTGCTAGAGAGATAGATAGGAGGTAGACACGCAGAAGCTTGACAGTCACATTAAGGAGCTTGTTCTGTCGATACCCTACGTGCAATAAGCTGGGAGGGAAAATGGGGTGATTGACATGACGAGATGAATATTCTGAAATGATTGCTCTGGCTGCAATAAATAGGAAAGATCAAAGAATGGCATTATGCAAGCTTTTTCTGTTTCAGTTAACAAAGTTCCCACTATTACTGGTTTAAGAAAAAAGATCTTTGTTGGCTCCAAACTTGTAAAGCATGGCCAAGAGCAAATATTCAGGCATTTTGGAATCCAGATACTTAATGGTATTTTCAGGGATATATCACTCTGTGTCACAGATCTGATTTCTACTGTGTTGGCTTTATTTTTAGGCAGGATCTCCTCTCCCGGggatgacatggcagctggcagCCTAGAGTAAAAAAATCTCTTACATTAGAACCCCAGCAGAAAGAGAACTTTTTCCCTACAGTTCCAGCAAATATCCCAGGACTGACACTTATTGAACAACTTGGTCACACTCCCATCCATGAAACAATCATGTGGCCAAGGAAGAGGACACACTCATGGTCAGGCTCATTTCTGGAGGTACACTCAATCCCACCTGAACCACATGGCCTGAGAAGAGGAAAGGGACAGTCCCCAAAGACAAACTTGGATGCTGTCTCCAGAAatgggaggcccagagaagttatgGGGGAACAGGTTAAGAAGGTCTTACGATATTCCTGGATAGAGAGAACCATAGTTTGGATTGAGAGGTATTTAAGGAGAATAAATTTGTAGGCTTTTGTAATGAATTAGACAAGAGGTAAGAGAGATTGAAGTATCAGGAGTATGTCCCAGGCTTCATGTTTATATAACTGGTGATATCATTCACTGAGAGAGTCAACACTGAAAGGGTGCCAGGTTAAGAGGTAGGGAGAGAGGCAGAACAGCATGAGCCTAACTTGGAATGTGTTTACTTGGAGGTACCACTGAGACATTCAAGAGATGATAGGAATCTAAAGATCAGTTGGATATACAGGTCTGAAGATCAGGGAAGACATCAGGGCTAGAGGATAAGCTTGCCCAGGGCTGGAACACTCTGTTTTGAAGGTTGTAATGACCATGGATAGTGATagaggcagagccagattacGGTCAGTGGAATCAGTGAAAGGTAAAGAAATAGAGACTGCAAGTATATACTAGTCATTATGGTAGATTAACTATGGCCACAGATTCATTACTATTTCTTCCACTGAAAAGTGGAGTTTAGTTTGCTTCTCAGTGATTCTGGATTGACTTTAGTAACTTGCTTGACCAGAAGAGTGCAATAGACACAGTGTTCTGGGACTTTTCATGCTATATCATAAGGAGCCTTGTGATTTCCACCTGAGCCTCCTGGAATATGTGCTGTGAAAAGGCCCAAATAGCCAGCCCAAACAGAGTGTTCTTGGGGAAATTATTAAACTCCTTAAGCCTCTACTTCTTTATTTGCATAATAATGCAAACTCAATTTTTAGTTGCTGGTTTATCATTAGTGTTCACTCAATCTGTAATGAAGTGAATTAAGTAGCATAAAAGGAGATAAGAGTTGGCTTGTTTTTCCCTTTACTAAGGATTATTTCTATAAGATTTTAAGACTATAACAATTTTAGTGGTAACtatttattatataatgttaTCTTAAACTATCATTGACTCCATTTTACAATGTGgcaagtaaaattaaaaagagagcaatacattaataattttagggcttccctggtggcgcagtggttgagaatctgcctgccaatgcagggggcacgggttcgagccctggtctgggaagatcccacatgccgtggagcaactaggcccgtgagccacaattactgagcctgcgcatctggagcctgtgctccgcaacaagagaggccgcgatagtgagaggcccgcacaccgcgatgaagagtggctcccgcttgccacaactagagaaagccctcgcacagaaacgaagacccaacacagccataaataaataaaattaaaaaaaaaaaaaaaaagaaccgtgTGCTCTGACATatctcaaaatggttcctttaaaaaaaaaaaaaattttagacccAGTTTAGACTTTGCATTAAATTCTAGATCCTTTGCTCAGCAAATGTACCATGTTAAACAAATAATCATTAGTCAACTAAAATCAAATCAGAattgttaaagaaataaatttgatgTTCTGTGCTTTTTGTGGCAATGTGGGAACTTTCAGTGGTGACATTTTCAGGGGTACTTTGCCATTTGAGCAGGGATTTTCTAAAGTTACAAATAGCTGTACTCTAATATCATTCCCAGAAATACCACCTCTGAAAGTCAGAGAATTAAATTACTTCTTTAATCTAGTAACTGTTGTAACCTCAAAGAGAGAATTTCAGGAAATACCACTGTCAGATTAAGTATTTGTAGGAATGCCATCTTAAAGAAGAATTTAGGGCTAAAACATAGCCAGTAATTTTATCTGACttgtatttttcaaatgagaaaaaaaataggggCAGTCAAGACACCTTGATTTATGTAGCAACTTGCTTCCACATAGTACTTCCCAATTTCCATAACCTCACTGGACGAAGTTTTCCTCTGTAACCCAGTGAACTTGCATTTCTCAGGCATGAGAAGGAGTCTCTTTTGACTCTTTTTTCCTGAGAACCTCCTCCCCATCAGGTTGCAAATGGGAAAGGGGATGTTTTCCTATAAATGTGACTGTTCGTGGCATGTTTTCCACCAGCTGAGGTGGGTCAGATATAAGCTTAGTGGCAGCCCAGTTGTTCACTCCAGGGGATTTTGGAGATGGCAAAATCCTGTCCTTACTTGAATATTTTGTCAGTGTCACTCTtttccccctcttctcccctaCTTTCTTGGAGAAGGGAATGGGTCTGGATTACTGCAACCAACTCCCAAAGGCCCTTGTCAAAAAAGTGTATATGACTGCATGTGATGTGTCGTGCTGAGCTGCTTACTGAGTAGACACCAGCCTTCACTGTTAGTCCATTGGAAATGAGATTAATCAAGCAAGCTGTCATGGAGAGTATTGTATTAACTCATACATTTATCACCATCTGTATTCAATCCAGAGCATTGAAAAACTCTTAACTAAATACTTTGAGGCATTATAATATTAACTGAGAATATCAAATACATTTGCAAGTATAGAAGTAAGTGAggtttggaaataaaattaatttttattcacttgaattaaaaattacattatattCTCTGCTTACTTTTattaaatggaacagaatatggtaatgtgttttaaaattgaactttaaaaaacaatctttggatagttctttttattctaattctaCTAAGAACAGCAAATTTCCCACTTCTTCATAGAAGTAGAAGGAGACAGTGTCTAACAAGAGTGAATCACTCAAACTGAAGTTGAAATTATATGTGAATCTTTGTAATGCCCTCTTGAATTCTTTTCACTTCAAATCCTCACACTGTCAAATCATGGATAAAGAAAGACTTACCTGTGTAGTAAAGTCAGCATCCCATATCAGGGCATGATGCTGACAGAGTGACAGTGGCTACAATATTTTTTGAACCCAccccctcttctttcctttcctttatggAATAATATCTATTCTTTTAAGCCTGGTGACTGgacaagcaaaagaaaagaaggggaaacCTTCCTAAGAACAGTACAATTGCCAAGCTCCAGCAAAGAGTGCATATACTTTGGCTGGTGAATATATGTAACTACAAACCCTTAGAAattttgaactaaattacaaattaGAAGAGAAGACAATTATCTTTATTTGCTCTCTATGAACAGCCAATTTAGATGCTTCAAGGATATTTCCCTTTTTATCTCTCTCAATGGTAACCTTGTGAGAACTATTCCAATGATTGGCTACCTAATTTTCCACTTACTCATTCTGTTTTCATCTCAATTCATTCTAAAGGAGATTTAAATGATGAACAATAAAAGATACATGTCCATCACGCACACACAACACAGAAGCATAACATATGATTAATAAAATCAAAAAGGCTGTGAAAAGGAGGAGGGCAGTTGTAGTCTGCTTCACTTTACTATGGTTTGTGTAAATTTTCTTATGCCAGCACtttaataatacaaaaaaatgctcaatacctttaaatattttattgacaaTATTAATATACTAATGTATCAAGATGTTTTCAGGCAAGTAGATAAATATGACCTAACTCATGATTTCTAATGTACTGTAGATATTAAAATGATGTAATGTTGTacattctttttgtttaaaaatattttattttcctgaataaCTTCTATCTttcccccacatacacacacaacttgACATTATATGGTGCAAcattaagataaaagaaaaattttagttaGCAGGCTCCCTTGAAATATGCTTAAAATAGAAATGTGGTATTTTCATCTGTGACACCAACAGGACCTAAACTGAGTCCATGAGATGATAAATATTCAGATTTATCTACAAAACCAACTGTTTCAGCATTTTCAGCCCcaccttaaaaatattatatcaatGACTGCCAACTCCATTAGGGGGTCCGTTCAACAAAATCATAAACCAGAATGTTTCTtcatttaaacaattttatttgtgGTGGAATTTCCAAAATCTCTTATCTTGAAATCATCCACAAAATACTATTTTGTGCTTACATTAAAAAGATGCATTTCTTATAAGAAAAGATCAAAATATATACCATTAGGCagtattgttatatttttatttaacacaatATAATTAAAGGATTAAAGAGACAAgcaaaaaagttaaatatttataaactccCTATAACTGATTTACAGCTATtctaaagttttaaagaaaaaaaataaagctctaaACATCAGATGTAATATTTTGATTagcaatatttataaaaaatataagttAAGCATTGCAACAAGCTACCTTTGATGAACTGCCCCCTATAAGAAATAGTTATCTCTGGAACTATATATCTAAagcaagacaaaggaaaagaagaaaagaaagtattaaTTGCAATAGTGACTTTTTAGTTAAATACACTTTCTTATAAAGTGGCAagataatatttacaaatttacAACTGAAAGGAAATGTTTATTTACAGGTTGTCTTGCTTTTGGACTTTTTGGGCCTCTTTCCTCCTGTGTAATAGGCCCTCCTGGCAGAACTGATCTAGACTAGATTTTTAGTTCATAGCACATGATAGATGAGCCTGGAATTAGAGGCCCCTTGAGGTGCAGGCTGAGAATCGGTGCTGGCaactggggagagagaggctgggTCCTGGAGAGGCAATCCAGGTTGCTCTGAGTTGGTGATCCGATCCACTATGCTGGATAAGCAGTCCAAGCTGGATAAGGAGCTTTTATCCGTGGCATATACTAAGGATGCAAAgagaaaaccattaaaaaaaaatccttgcttaTGTTGCCCCTTAAGCAGCAGGTCAGCTCCTTTGAAACCCAGAGGTCAGGTGGTCACAGAAACCCTGATGTAGAAATTTGCAACAAATATCTAGCAATTCATGGGGATGAAGGTGGGGAGTGGAGAAGCACCCGGGTAATATTTCAAGCAAAAGCTCCtacgtctgtgtgtgtgcatggatgTATCTGTTAGGGGGATTTTGAGCAGAAGATGTGTGTTTATTTTGCTCTGTCGCAAAACGCCATAAATACCATTCTATCCTCTTCCCAATACCGCATGGAAGAACAGACTCTGCTTTGATAGGCTGAATTGTGAAGTTGAACTGGTTTTTAAACTCCTCTGAAGTCATCAATTCTTACCATTTGGTACATCAGGACAGTAGACGCTGTCAAAACTGCTGCTTTTTCTGGACCAGACAGGGCTGTTACATTCGGGCTGTAATAAAAGACACAAAAGAAGGCATTTGTTTTCAGGTCTTGGCAAAAGATGCTCTGACCTAGGGTGAGGCAGTGCTTGCCCACCAGCTCCATAAACTGACCACTCTCAAATACCTTCATTGCCTTGATTTAGGAAGGGCTAGCCTCACCAAATTGCAAGGGCACTGAGGTCAATCTCTGTGcttggagaagaggagagaggcagCAAAAGGAAGAGGGCGGGTGGAATTCAGCAGCCATGTGCATTGGGTTAACCATGCAAAATGGATTGGAGTAGAAGGAAGCCACACTAATTCAGAGAGAGAGCACTTTCCCAGGGCAAAACCACATTAAAACCTGGCAGCACTGGCACAAACGCCCTCTGTAAAGAATGCATCAACATCTTCCAGCCAGGCCTCAGCAGAGCAGGGACTCGGGCCACGCGGGCGTTTCTTTCTTAAGTTACAAACTGCAGGACAGTGGAAGCCTCACACAGTTGGCTTTAGACGTTAGTGTATGGCAGGGGCCACTGGTGGTATATATTGGAAATAAACTGAGTTGTAGAGAAAACATCTGATTGATCGTTCACAGCCACCTATCTCACTTGACAACCTCCTCCTACGATGTACACTTAGAACTTGGTAGGAAGTCAAACTAAACTCCTGGTCCGCAGCTACCTGTTTCCTGGCATCTGTCTAAATGCGGCACCTCTCTTCTCTTTCAGCAActgcctccccatccccacccccaactaTCCATCAATAACTACTGGCTGTTTGGTCGCTACACCTGGCCTAAATGAGATGTAAAGGTTTTTGCAAAAGATTGGAAGGGCCTAGTAGGTGCAGAACTCTCTCTTACCATGCCGTCAGAGCAGCTGGAGGTGGGGCTGGTGGGCTCAGAGCAGCTCTGCCCCGGCAGGCTGTAGTAGTTTTCCACCTGTTCCCTCAGCAGCTCCTGCAGGCTCTCAATGTAGCGGATGGCATTC
This region includes:
- the MYF5 gene encoding myogenic factor 5, with amino-acid sequence MDMMDGCQFSPSEYFYDGSCIPSPEGEFGDEFEPRVAAFGAHKADLQGSDEDEHVRAPTGHHQAGHCLMWACKACKRKSTTMDRRKAATMRERRRLKKVNQAFETLKRCTTTNPNQRLPKVEILRNAIRYIESLQELLREQVENYYSLPGQSCSEPTSPTSSCSDGMPECNSPVWSRKSSSFDSVYCPDVPNVYATDKSSLSSLDCLSSIVDRITNSEQPGLPLQDPASLSPVASTDSQPAPQGASNSRLIYHVL